The following is a genomic window from Bombina bombina isolate aBomBom1 chromosome 3, aBomBom1.pri, whole genome shotgun sequence.
ggcagcagcgaacatgagctttcgctgctttcagactcccattgattcctatggcatcctccgcacgtacctggtagttatttgataactagcaaaagtagtcagattgtgccgaacttgtattcggaacatctgtaatgacgtaagcatagatctgtgtcggactgagtctggcggattttatcttacgtcacagatttctacttttttagggtttgataactaaggggaatcaggctcgccacaaatacgctgtggaattccagcatatttgcggttgacggcttgataaatagatgcctatataatcttttttttaaaaccccaaaaaTATATGGCATAGATTGACCCTTTAATAAGAAGAGAAAAGTAGATCTTACCCATGCATTGAATTTGAGCAACATTTGTAACAAttgtattatgtgaataaagtaataacaaacaaacacatttattagtttggaatatatttttattcatatatcctcttttttaaataataaaaatatatcaatataatgacatacaaaataaaaaaataaaatataaattatatttaaaacaaaaataatatacaggaacaaaataaaaaccctactattttcatttttttggaGATGGAGACAGTGGGGGAGATCTTTCCCTTGTTGCCCTGCTCCCAAAAAAAGATAACAGTTGACAATTAAAAATCCAGTTGTCTTTGTCTGCCCTATCCCGATGATGTAGTTCTCCCTATCTACTtctaatctctccctatcaaaatGTATCCTATCACTATCCTtctgtctttcttaaaaaaatctatccctctctaattctaatctttcactatccctcatccttttatatgcaaatctttccctctctaaatcttttCTACCTATTTCTATTCTCACTCTTTCcctttctaaatctaatctttccctatctactataatgcccctctctaatatctgccacTGTTGATcgacagataatcttaatgccccatgcaattCATGGTGATCAACCCTGTACTGCGTGGCCAGATTTAACATTTGACAAACTGCCTCATCATCAGTGATGGGAGGCAgttcgtggccaggatcagcatggcCATGAGCTGCTGGGACACAAGCAACAGATGCA
Proteins encoded in this region:
- the LOC128652165 gene encoding uncharacterized protein LOC128652165, whose translation is MCITPDGASISRTTAEVRRALGHLPTSSISSSDIEHAHNVLEKIASYVQQMRAIVEEESLGETQYPESQEHGISQGTFDTEALICAAPPALEDPATPPASVACVPAAHGHADPGHELPPITDDEAVCQMLNLATQYRVDHHELHGALRLSVDQQWQILERGIIVDRERLDLERERVRIEIGRKDLERERFAYKRMRDSERLELERDRFF